A part of Osmerus mordax isolate fOsmMor3 chromosome 10, fOsmMor3.pri, whole genome shotgun sequence genomic DNA contains:
- the LOC136950574 gene encoding NACHT, LRR and PYD domains-containing protein 12-like — MSLLKEGEEWITAPRMSRSELKHSPDAAVRLESQRPASSMSRHVLQDSPRDASSPGAVKLRRHRMNSLKDFRKSITDSYQSIQPKRPDSFTPSGVSLKSDQSKRELLDFRDGAPVFHPSIQPKRPDSFTPSGVSLKSDQSKRELLDFRDGAPVFHPSIQPKTPDSPTPSEVSYKSEQSMTTPEGFGEGMDQRDDLTPETEKETRQQYLTSIFKSVEENISAFMKKELEGFKVLSNYPDCFNSQDEGLGSGDGQQDKGLREAALKITLHFLKNMNHKDLADSLEQNDIFKTYQEKLKGTLKKRFQHVPETTAGEREDRLLSQIYTEVYITQEGCAEVESEHEVRQVEKTNTRPGVQEKQIKCNSIFQPTPGQDQSIRTVITMGVAGIGKTVSTHKFTLDWAEGKANQDIHLIFPLPFRELNLMKGQKRSLTEIIDHMIMQTKQTGISNYDKLKVLFVLDGLDECRLALDFKSNNICWDATESTSVEVLLTSLIKGNLLPSALLWITSRPITANQIPSDYVDLVTEVKGFNDPQKDEYFRKKISDESLANRIIMHMKSSRILYIMCHLPVFCWMSSNVLERLLKQTDGGEIPNTLTQMYIHFLTYQTKQSNLKYLPSKEDKTVLLSLGKLAFQQLERGNLIFYERDLRECGIDVHEASAYSGVCTQIFREEDLLFQEKVYSFVHPSVQEMFAALYVFLTVESRVRFERGTTETFLPRPETLLKHLSFKYLHRHAVDKALERKNGDLDLFLRFLLGLSVESNQSPLRGLLTQDARGSKHACSKSIQYIKDKIRSTSSPERCINLFHCLNELKDHSLLEEIQQFLSSGSLSKTKLSSVQWSALVFVLLTSEEKMDVFDLRKYSSSEEGLLRLLPVIQSSRKALMDHCNLTNRCCEALGKTLSSPFNNLRELDLSYNNIQDKGLILLSAGLGSPNCKLETLCLTRCRITKECYESLVRTLSAHASTLTKLDLSDNDLGDEGVMLLSAGLGNPDCTLEVLRLNRCKITKDCCEVLVSIICSTRLKELDLSDNELQNAGVNIISDGLGKSHCELETLRLSFCKVTGEGCASLATALRSGLSHLRELDLSYNHPGDAGLNLLLAVRDDPQYKLEKLSVEHGGVERLRSEKSKYACQLTLDPNTAHRKLSLSESDKKVTRLKEERPYPDHLERFHHMDQVLCRESLSGRCYWEAAWTGKWVGIGVAYKGISRKGQDDSLLGCNNVSWGLTCHDDGCIAMGNNSITYVQHPSSTSTKKHSSSIQTKGLSSSTLSHLTGTLCSSRSSTQIIGVYLDWSAGTLSFYSICSDTRTLLYTFNTTFTEPVYPGFWVPEHSSVSLGKGQEQHNLVQ; from the exons ATGAGCCTGttaaaggaaggagaggagtggatcACTGCTCCCAGAATGAGCCGGTCAGAGCTGAAGCACAGTCCTGATGCTGCTgtgag ACTGGAGTCCCAGAGACCAGCGTCCTCCATGTCCAGACATGTCCTGCAGGACAGTCCCAGAGACGCGTCTTCACCTGGAGCTGTGAAGCTGAGGAGACACAGAATGAACTCTCTCAAAGATTTCAGGAAGAGTATTACAGACTCTTACCAAAG CATCCAACCAAAGAGACCAGACTCATTTACCCCCAGTGGCGTGTCCCTGAAGAGTGACCAGTCGAAGAGAGAACTTTTAGACTTCAGAGATGGAGCTCCTGTGTTTCATCCAAG CATCCAACCAAAGAGACCAGACTCATTTACCCCCAGTGGCGTGTCCCTGAAGAGTGACCAGTCGAAGAGAGAACTTTTAGACTTCAGAGATGGAGCTCCTGTGTTTCATCCAAG CATCCAACCAAAGACACCAGACTCCCCTACCCCCAGTGAGGTGTCCTATAAGTCTGAACAATCAATGACCACACCTGAGGGATTCGGAGAGGGAATGGATCAAAG AGACGATCTTacaccagagacagagaaagagacacgccAGCAGTATCTGACCTCGATATTTAAG AGTGTGGAAGAAAACATAAGTGCCTTCATGAAGAAGGAACTGGAAGGATTTAAGGTCCTCTCTAACTACCCAGACTGCTTTAACAGTCAAGATGAAGGTTTGGGCTCTGGAGATGGACAGCAAGACAAAGGTTTAAGAGAAGCAGCTCTGAAGATCACGCTTCACTTCCTGAAAAACATGAACCACAAGGATCTCGCTGATTCTCTGGAGCAAA ATGACATTTTCAAAACGTATCAGGAAAAACTGAAAGGCACCTTAAAGAAGAGGTTTCAACATGTTCCAGAAACAACTGCAGGGGAGCGTGAAGATAGACTTCTTAGTCAGATCTACACAGAGGTCTACATTACCCAGGAAGGGTGTGCTGAAGTCGAATCAGAACATGAGGTGAGACAAGTTGAAAAGACCAACACAAGACCAGGAGTTCAAGAAAAACAAATCAAGTGCAATAGTATTTTTCAACCCACACCTGGCCAAGATCAGTCCATCCGAACTGTGATTACAATGGGAGTTGCTGGAATTGGAAAAACAGTCTCCACACATAAGTTCACACTTGACTGGGCTGAGGGGAAAGCCAACCAGGATATCCACTTGATTTTCCCACTTCCATTCCGGGAGCTGAATTTGATGAAAGGACAGAAGCGAAGTCTGACCGAGATTATAGATCACATGATCATGCAGACGAAACAAACAGGCATCTCCAACTACGACAAACTCAAAGTTCTGTTTGTCCTAGATGGTCTCGATGAGTGCAGGCTTGCCCTAGACTTCAAGAGCAACAACATCTGTTGGGATGCCACAGAGTCAACCTCGGTGGAAGTGCTGCTCACAAGCCTCATCAAGGGGAATCTGCTTCCATCTGCTCTTCTCTGGATAACCTCCCGGCCAataacagccaatcagatccccTCGGACTATGTCGACCTGGTAACAGAGGTGAAAGGGTTCAATGACCCACAGAAGGATGAGTACTTCAGGAAGAAGATCAGCGACGAGAGTCTGGCCAACAGGATCATCATGCACATGAAGTCGTCAAGGATCctctacatcatgtgccacCTTCCAGTCTTTTGCTGGATGTCATCCAACGTTCTGGAGAGACTGCTGAAACAAACAGATGGTGGAGAGATACCCaatacactgactcaaatgtaCATTCACTTCCTGACCTATCAGACAAAACAGAGCAACCTGAAGTATCTTCCAAGCAAGGAGGACAAAACGGTCCTTCTCTCCCTGGGGAAACTGGCctttcaacagcttgagaggggCAACCTGATCTTCTATGAGAGAGATTTGAGGGAGTGTGGCATCGATGTCCATGAAGCATCAGCGTACTCAGGAGTGTGCACACAGATCTTCAGAGAGGAGGATCTGCTGTTCCAAGAGAAGGTCTACTCCTTCGTGCATCCAAGCGTCCAGGAGATGTTTGCCGCTCTATATGTGTTTCTGACGGTTGAGAGCAGGGTCCGATTTGAAAGGGGGACAACTGAAACCTTTTTACCACGTCCAGAAACATTGTTGAAGCATCTGTCTTTCAAGTACTTGCACAGGCATGCAGTGGACAAGGCCCTAGAGCGTAAGAATGGAGACCTGGATCTGTTCCTTCGCTTCCTCCTTGGTCTCTCAGTGGAGTCCAATCAGAGTCCTCTAAGAGGCCTGCTGACACAGGATGCAAGAGGCAGCAAGCACGCCTGTTCTAAGTCGATACAGTACATCAAGGACAAGATACGGTCGACTTCCTCTCCAGAAAGGTGCATCAATCTGTTTCACTGTCTGAATGAGCTCAAAGACCACTCTCTTCTGGAGGAGATTCAGCAGTTCCTGAGCTCAGGAAGTCTTTCGAAAACCAAACTTTCTTCGGTACAGTGGTCCGCTCTGGTCTTTGTGTTGCTTACCTCAGAAGAGAAGATGGATGTGTTTGACCTCAGGAAGTATTCCAGCTCTGAGGAGGGTCTTCTTAGGCTGCTGCCTGTCATCCAATCTTCCAGGAAGGCGCT TATGGATCATTGCAACCTGACCAATCGATGCTGTGAGGCTTTGGGTAAGACCCTTAGCTCTCCGTTCAACAACCTGAGAGAACTGGACCTGAGTTACAACAACATACAGGATAAGGGGCTGattctgctctctgctggcttGGGAAGTCCAAATTGTAAATTGGAAACACTTTG TCTGACTAGATGCCGCATCACAAAGGAATGTTATGAGTCACTGGTTCGAACCCTCAGTGCTCACGCCTCCACCCTGACAAAACTGGACCTGAGTGACAACGATCTAGGAGACGAGGGAGTGATGCTGCTATCTGCGGGACTGGGAAATCCTGATTGTACTTTAGAAGTTCTTCG TCTGAATCGGTGCAAGATCACAAAGGACTGTTGTGAGGTGCTGGTCTCAATAATATGCTCCACTCGTCTGAAAGAGCTGGATCTCAGCGACAACGAGCTGCAGAATGCCGGGGTGAACATCATCTCAGATGGACTGGGGAAAAGCCACTGCGAACTGGAGACACTCAG GTTGTCCTTCTGTAAAGTAACAggggaaggctgtgcttctctggctaCAGCTCTGAGGTCAGGTCTCTCACACCTGAGAGAACTGGACCTCAGTTACAATCACCCAGGAGACGCAGGGCTAAACCTGCTTCTTGCTGTACGGGACGACCCCCAGTATAAACTAGAAAAACTCAG TGTGGAGCATGGTGGGGTTGAAAGATTACGATCAGAAAAAAGCAAGT ATGCCTGCCAGCTCActctggacccaaacacagcacacagaaagCTCTCTCTGTCCGAGAGCGACAAGAAAGTGACCAGGCTGAAAGAGGAGCGGCCGTATCCTGACCACCTGGAGAGATTCCACCACATGGACCAAGTGTTGTGCAGAGAGAGTCTGTCCGgacgctgttactgggaggcagcGTGGACAGGCAAGTGGGTGGGGATCGGAGTGGCATACAAAGGTATCTCCAGGAAAGGGCAGGATGACAGCTTGCTCGGTTGCAACAACGTGTCCTGGGGGCTGACCTGCCATGACGACGGCTGCATCGCCATGGGCAACAACAGCATTACATATGTTCAACACCCATCCTCAACATCCACAAAGAAACACTCCTCCAGCATCCAAACAAAAGGCTTGTCGTCGAGCACTCTGTCCCATCTGACTGgcaccctctgctcctcccgtTCCAGTACCCAGATAataggagtgtatctggactggtCGGCTGggactctgtccttctacagcatatgtTCAGACACACGGACACTCCTGTACACATTCAACACCACCTTTACCGAGCCTGTCTACCCAGGGTTCTGGGTTCCAGAACATTCATCTGTGTCCCTAGGTAAAGGTCAAGAACAACACAATTTAGTCCAGTGA
- the polr3e gene encoding DNA-directed RNA polymerase III subunit RPC5 — translation MASGEDDDPIIQEIDVYLAKSLVDKLYLFQYPVRPSSMTYDDVTHLSAKIKPKQQKVELDMTINTSSPNYCRSKGEQIALNVDGTNYEETNTYSGKMMDKQMFTSIQATTNTSRYAAAVFRKGELHITPLQGILQMRPSFSYLDKADSKHREREAANEGGDSSQDEAEEDVKAVTVRFSRPESEQARQRRIQSYEFLQKKQAEEPWVHLHYHSVTDGRSDHERQYLYCQSMGGSENTELVKTSKEYLAMLMPPLAEEKIVKPVGPSNVLSMAQLRTLPLGDQVKTLMKNVKVMPFANLMGLLASGTDSVAVMRCIQQVALLVQGNWVVKSDVLYPKTSCSPHSGVPAEVLCRGRDFVMWRFTQERSLMRKEVAAIIKLPPEDVKEFLEHMAVPRVNRGWEFLLPHDSLFIRNHPDVVHRQNMLWMGIQSKLEKVFSFSKDDFASKNPPQPEPVHVSGEQRLKVAQERAREQQASMPRDAGARRQGGGVSGGTGNSVRVKEEPVSDGEDESMDTSSSSAVPNGSVNGRPRGPSTSSPSQELRDFVYSTFRKHLVLTLSELKRLFNLHLASLPPGHCLFHSISDRLLQDAILLSHCKQILVPFPAQSTAAADEQKVFAVWETGETFDKHRQVLYEVFMKNYRVRRNVIQNKLTQELGDAVTKTDLDRLLKECCVSVGGMWYLKGTTQSGH, via the exons ATGGCCAGCGGGGAGGACGATGACCCGATCATACAAGAG ATCGATGTTTACCTGGCCAAAAGCCTTGTGGATAAACTCTACCTGTTTCAG TATCCCGTCCGGCCCTCCTCTATGACGTACGATGACGTCACTCACCTGTCTGCTAAGATCAAACCCAAGCAGCAGAAG GTTGAGTTGGATATGACCATAAACACATCGAGCCCCAACTACTGTCGCAGCAAAGGGGAGCAAATCGCCCTCAACGTGGATGGAACTAACTACGAGGAGACCAACACCTACTCTGG GAAGATGATGGACAAGCAGATGTTCACGTCGATCCAGGCTACCACCAACACGTCGCGCTACGCGGCTGCTGTCTTCCGCAAAG GGGAGCTGCACATCACGCCTCTGCAGGGAATCCTCCAGATGAGGCCCAGCTTCAGCTACCTGGACAAGGCTGACAGCaagcacagggagagggaggcggccAACGAag GTGGAGACTCTTCTCAGGATGAAGCAGAGGAAGATGTCAAGGCCGTCACT gtgaGGTTCTCTCGTCCTGAGTCGGAGCAGGCACGCCAGCGGAGGATCCAGTCTTATGAGTTCCTCCAGAAGAAGCAGGCAGAGGAGCCATGGGTACACCTGCACTACCACAGCGTCACG gacggGCGATCAGATCATGAAAGACAGTATCTGTACTGTCAGTCCATGGGAGGTTCTGAAAACACAGAACTGGTTAAAACATCCAA GGAATACCTGGCCATGCTCATGCCCCCGCTGGCAGAGGAGAAGAT agtgaAGCCGGTGGGCCCCAGTAACGTCCTGTCCATGGCTCAGCTGCGGACCCTTCCTCTGGGCGACCAGGTGAAGACCCTCATGAAGAACG TCAAGGTGATGCCGTTTGCCAACCTGATGGGTCTCCTGGCGTCTGGGACTGACTCGGTCGCAGTGATGCGCTGcatccagcaggtggcgctGTTGGTGCAGGGTAACTGGGTGGTGAAAAG TGACGTGCTGTACCCCAAGACCAGCTGCAGCCCTCACAGTGGTGTTCCTGCCGAGGTCCTCTGTCGAGGCCGGGACTTTGTG ATGTGGCGGTTCACCCAGGAGCGCTCGCTGATGAGGAAAGAGGTCGCTGCCATCATCAAG CTCCCTCCGGAGGACGTGAAGGAGTTCCTGGAACACATGGCCGTGCCCAGGGTGAACCGCGGCTGGGAGTTCCTGTTGCCCCATGACAGCCTCTTCATCAGAAACCACCCCGACGTGGTCCATCGGCAGAACATGCTGTGGATGGGCATCCAGAGCAA GTTGGAGAAGGTCTTCAGCTTCAGTAAAGACGACTTTGCTTCTAAGAACCCTCCTCAGCCAG AACCCGTGCACGTAAGCGGAGAGCAGCGCCTCAAGGTCGCCCAGGAGCGTGCACGTGAGCAGCAGGCGTCCATGCCGCGGGACGCCGGCGCTCGCAGGCAGGGAGGCGGGGTCTCGGGGGGAACAGGAAACAGCGTCCGGGTCAAAGAGGAACCCGTCAGCGACGGGGAGGACGAGTCCATGGACACGTCTTCCTCCTCCGCCGTCCCTAACGGCTCAGTTAACGGCCGCCCCAGGGGACCGTCCACCAGCTCGCCCTCCCAGGAGCTGCGGGACTTTGTGTACAGCACCTTCCGGAAGCATCTGGTGCTGACGCTGAGCGAGCTGAAGAGGCTGTTTAACCTCCACCTGGCCTCGCTGCCCCCCGGACACTGCCTCTTCCACTCCATCTCTGACCGGCTCCTGCAGGACGCCATCCTGCTCAGCCACTGCAAGCAGATCCTGGTGCCG ttcCCAGCCCAGAGCACAGCGGCTGCAGACGAGCAGAAGGTGTTCGCTGTGTGGGAGACGGGAGAGACCTTCGACAAG CACCGGCAGGTTCTGTATGAGGTCTTCATGAAGAACTACAGGGTCCGGAGGAACGTCATCCAGAACAAGCTCACGCAGGAACTGGGAGACGCCGTCACCAAGACGGATTTGGACCGGCTGCTGAAG GAGTGCTGTGTGAGCGTCGGAGGGATGTGGTACCTCAAAGGAACCACACAGTCAGGACACTGA